GGGGTTTTGTGATTACTGGTAAAGAGCAATATTTGCAGCCCTATAATGCCGCTAGAGATGTTCTGGACGACGAAGTTAGTAGTTTGCGAGATAAGATCTCAGATAACCCAGCCCAGGTGGCGCGGCTGGATGCGGTGGTCGACCTAATCGATCAAAAACTGGCTGAATTAGCAGAAACGATCGCGTTAAAACGGGTTGGCCAAGAGGAAGAAATGCTGGCTATAATTCTTTCTGATCAAGGTAAAATTTTTCAGGATCAGATTATTGAAGGCCTAGAGGAGATGATCCAGATAGAAGCTGAACTCCTAGAGGAGCGAAATCAGCGTAGGCAGGAGATTGTAGCTCTATCTCGGCTGATGAATTGGGGCAGTTTTCTGGCTGTTTTAGCGATCGCAGCAATTATTTCATTGATCATTATTCGTATCATTGGCCGCAATTTAAGTCTTTCCTTGAAAAATGCGTTTAACGTTGCCGACAAGGTGGCGGCGGGCGATCTGACCCCCCAAGTAGAAACAACCGCCAGTGATGAAATTGGCAAGCTGATGGCGGCACTGGGTAGCATGATTGAGCAGTTAAACTCCCTGGTTGCCCAGGTACAACGATCGGGGATTCAGGTCACTACTTCTTCTACCCAAATTGCGGCTTCTGGCAAGCAACTGGAAGCAACGATGACAGAGCAAATTGCTGCCACCAATGAAACTGCTAGCACGGCGATGGAGATTGCCGTCACCTCTCAAGAATTGGTACAGACCATGGAGTCGGTTGTGACCCTGTTACAAAATACCACTGATGCTGCTGCCGGTAGCCAAACTGATCTGGCGCGAATGGAATCGACCATGAGTCAACTGGTACAAGCAACTAATTCGATCGCGGCAAAACTGGGCGCAATTAGCGAAAAAGCCAATAATATTAATAATGTGGTGGTGACAATTACCAAAGTTGCCGATCAAACCAATTTATTATCGCTAAATGCGGCGATCGAGGCTGAGAAAGCCGGGGAATATGGGGCAGGTTTTGCCGTCGTTGCCCGCGAAATTCGTCGCTTAGCTGACCAAACTGCGGTTGCTACTCTCGATATTGAGCAATTGGTGAAGGATATGCAATCATCGGTTTCCACCGGCGTAATGGAAATGGATAAGTTTTCTACAGAGGTGGCGCAAAGCGTGGGCGATGTGCAAAATGTGAGTTTTCAGGTGGCTGGTATTATTGCCCAGGTGCAAGATTTGGGGCCACGATTTGAGTCGGTGAATCAGGGCATGGAAAACCAAGCAGAGGG
The sequence above is a segment of the Pseudanabaena sp. PCC 7367 genome. Coding sequences within it:
- a CDS encoding methyl-accepting chemotaxis protein; translation: MQQGLRINQFVLGGFGIVVLIAGIASFVSQSTTNSLEESNEWVIHTYQVETQLRALEKLLVDAETGQRGFVITGKEQYLQPYNAARDVLDDEVSSLRDKISDNPAQVARLDAVVDLIDQKLAELAETIALKRVGQEEEMLAIILSDQGKIFQDQIIEGLEEMIQIEAELLEERNQRRQEIVALSRLMNWGSFLAVLAIAAIISLIIIRIIGRNLSLSLKNAFNVADKVAAGDLTPQVETTASDEIGKLMAALGSMIEQLNSLVAQVQRSGIQVTTSSTQIAASGKQLEATMTEQIAATNETASTAMEIAVTSQELVQTMESVVTLLQNTTDAAAGSQTDLARMESTMSQLVQATNSIAAKLGAISEKANNINNVVVTITKVADQTNLLSLNAAIEAEKAGEYGAGFAVVAREIRRLADQTAVATLDIEQLVKDMQSSVSTGVMEMDKFSTEVAQSVGDVQNVSFQVAGIIAQVQDLGPRFESVNQGMENQAEGAQQIGDAMSQLRDTSEQTTGSLRGINLAIADLNNAAQGLQQEISRFKIKS